The following are from one region of the Nymphaea colorata isolate Beijing-Zhang1983 chromosome 7, ASM883128v2, whole genome shotgun sequence genome:
- the LOC116257060 gene encoding COBRA-like protein 1 isoform X2, with amino-acid sequence MLREGEEIRMRFSTVVVLCVFSLLLLCFATTPTEAYDPLDPNGNITIKWDVIQWTADGYGATVTIFNFQQYRHIEAPGWMLGWTWARKEVIWDMRGAQATDQGDCSRFKISLPHCCKKSPTIVDLLPGTPYNMQVANCCKGGVISSMVQDPVNSASSFFIVVGSAGTSNTTVRPPLNFTFGTPGPAYTCGRAKIGKPSKFLTPDGRRVTRALMTWNVTCTYSQFLAQKAPTCCVSFSSFYNDTIVPCPTCTCGCKNSVTQPGSCVEGNSPYLAAAVASGGSNHDKPLVQCTNHMCPIRVHWHVKLNYKEYWRVKMSVVNFNYRMNYTQWNLVVQHPNFDKVTEIFSFNYKSLSPYGVINDTAIFWGIKYYNDLLMEAGLLGNVQSEIIFQKDPTTFTFKQGWAFPRRIYFNGDNCVLPPPDAYPWLPNFSPQGKSLSTKRTMICMVLLVLLICFM; translated from the exons ATGCttagagaaggagaagaaatcaGAATGAGGTTTTCCACCGTCGTCGTTCTCTGTGTGTTTTCTCTGCTCTTGCTCTGCTTTGCCACCACTCCAACAG AAGCGTATGATCCACTTGATCCGAATGGGAATATCACAATAAAATGGGATGTTATTCAATGGACCGCAGATGGATATGGT GCAACTGTCACAATTTTCAATTTCCAACAATACCGCCATATTGAGGCCCCTGGATGGATGCTTGGATGGACATGGGCAAGGAAGGAGGTCATCTGGGACATGAGAGGAGCCCAGGCAACAGACCAGGGAGACTGCTCAAGATTCAAAATTAGCCTCCCACATTGCTGCAAAAAGAGCCCAACCATTGTGGATCTCCTTCCTGGAACACCTTATAACATGCAAGTAGCCAACTGCTGCAAGGGTGGCGTGATCAGCTCAATGGTTCAGGATCCAGTTAACTCGGCCAGTTCCTTCTTTATAGTCGTGGGTTCTGCTGGAACTAGCAATACAACTGTAAGACCACCATTGAATTTCACATTCGGTACTCCTGGTCCTGCCTATACCTGTGGCCGTGCAAAGATCGGGAAGCCTAGTAAATTCTTGACACCGGACGGAAGAAGAGTAACTCGAGCTCTAA TGACATGGAACGTCACATGTACTTACTCTCAGTTTCTTGCTCAAAAGGCTCCTACATGTTGTGTCTCATTTTCTTCCTTCTATAATGACACAATTGTTCCATGCCCAACATGCACATGTGGCTGTAAGAACAGTGTAACTCAACCAGGGAGCTGTGTGGA GGGGAATTCACCTTACTTGGCTGCTGCAGTTGCAAGTGGAGGTAGTAATCATGACAAgcctttggttcagtgtacaaacCATATGTGTCCTATCCGGGTGCATTGGCATGTTAAGTTGAATTACAAGGAATATTGGCGAGTAAAGATGTCAGTTGTAAATTTCAATTATAGGATGAATTACACACAGTGGAACCTTGTTGTTCAGCACCCAAACTTTGACAAAGTCACAGAGATTTTCAGCTTCAATTACAAGTCACTTTCTCCCTATGGAGTCATAA ATGATACCGCAATTTTCTGGGGCATCAAATACTACAATGATCTGCTTATGGAGGCAGGGCTGCTTGGGAATGTGCAGTCAGAGATAATCTTCCAGAAGGATCCCACTACTTTTACTTTCAAGCAAGGATGGGCTTTCCCACGGCGCATATACTTTAATGGTGATAATTGTGTCCTTCCACCGCCAGATGCTTACCCATGGCTACCAAATTTCAGTCCTCAAGGGAAAAGTTTATCCACCAAGCGAACAATGATTTGCATGGTTTTGCTTGTATTGTTGATATGTTTCATGTAG
- the LOC116257060 gene encoding COBRA-like protein 1 isoform X1 — translation MLREGEEIRMRFSTVVVLCVFSLLLLCFATTPTEAYDPLDPNGNITIKWDVIQWTADGYGATVTIFNFQQYRHIEAPGWMLGWTWARKEVIWDMRGAQATDQGDCSRFKISLPHCCKKSPTIVDLLPGTPYNMQVANCCKGGVISSMVQDPVNSASSFFIVVGSAGTSNTTVRPPLNFTFGTPGPAYTCGRAKIGKPSKFLTPDGRRVTRALMTWNVTCTYSQFLAQKAPTCCVSFSSFYNDTIVPCPTCTCGCKNSVTQPGSCVDFCMIFHTRGNSPYLAAAVASGGSNHDKPLVQCTNHMCPIRVHWHVKLNYKEYWRVKMSVVNFNYRMNYTQWNLVVQHPNFDKVTEIFSFNYKSLSPYGVINDTAIFWGIKYYNDLLMEAGLLGNVQSEIIFQKDPTTFTFKQGWAFPRRIYFNGDNCVLPPPDAYPWLPNFSPQGKSLSTKRTMICMVLLVLLICFM, via the exons ATGCttagagaaggagaagaaatcaGAATGAGGTTTTCCACCGTCGTCGTTCTCTGTGTGTTTTCTCTGCTCTTGCTCTGCTTTGCCACCACTCCAACAG AAGCGTATGATCCACTTGATCCGAATGGGAATATCACAATAAAATGGGATGTTATTCAATGGACCGCAGATGGATATGGT GCAACTGTCACAATTTTCAATTTCCAACAATACCGCCATATTGAGGCCCCTGGATGGATGCTTGGATGGACATGGGCAAGGAAGGAGGTCATCTGGGACATGAGAGGAGCCCAGGCAACAGACCAGGGAGACTGCTCAAGATTCAAAATTAGCCTCCCACATTGCTGCAAAAAGAGCCCAACCATTGTGGATCTCCTTCCTGGAACACCTTATAACATGCAAGTAGCCAACTGCTGCAAGGGTGGCGTGATCAGCTCAATGGTTCAGGATCCAGTTAACTCGGCCAGTTCCTTCTTTATAGTCGTGGGTTCTGCTGGAACTAGCAATACAACTGTAAGACCACCATTGAATTTCACATTCGGTACTCCTGGTCCTGCCTATACCTGTGGCCGTGCAAAGATCGGGAAGCCTAGTAAATTCTTGACACCGGACGGAAGAAGAGTAACTCGAGCTCTAA TGACATGGAACGTCACATGTACTTACTCTCAGTTTCTTGCTCAAAAGGCTCCTACATGTTGTGTCTCATTTTCTTCCTTCTATAATGACACAATTGTTCCATGCCCAACATGCACATGTGGCTGTAAGAACAGTGTAACTCAACCAGGGAGCTGTGTGGA TTTTTGTATGATTTTTCACACAAGGGGGAATTCACCTTACTTGGCTGCTGCAGTTGCAAGTGGAGGTAGTAATCATGACAAgcctttggttcagtgtacaaacCATATGTGTCCTATCCGGGTGCATTGGCATGTTAAGTTGAATTACAAGGAATATTGGCGAGTAAAGATGTCAGTTGTAAATTTCAATTATAGGATGAATTACACACAGTGGAACCTTGTTGTTCAGCACCCAAACTTTGACAAAGTCACAGAGATTTTCAGCTTCAATTACAAGTCACTTTCTCCCTATGGAGTCATAA ATGATACCGCAATTTTCTGGGGCATCAAATACTACAATGATCTGCTTATGGAGGCAGGGCTGCTTGGGAATGTGCAGTCAGAGATAATCTTCCAGAAGGATCCCACTACTTTTACTTTCAAGCAAGGATGGGCTTTCCCACGGCGCATATACTTTAATGGTGATAATTGTGTCCTTCCACCGCCAGATGCTTACCCATGGCTACCAAATTTCAGTCCTCAAGGGAAAAGTTTATCCACCAAGCGAACAATGATTTGCATGGTTTTGCTTGTATTGTTGATATGTTTCATGTAG
- the LOC116257708 gene encoding COBRA-like protein 4 isoform X1 — translation MVAEERKLFDVEDGVLGLHHSCCFTIAITFWLSILVFAIRTDAYDPLDPNGNITITWDVMSWTPDGYVAVVKMQNFQMYRHIMSPGWTLGWVWPKKEVIWSMVGAQTTDQGDCSRFKGNIPHCCRKDPTVVDFLPGVPYNQQIANCCKGGVLASWGQDPPNAVSAFQVSVGQAGTSNKTVRLPKNFTLSAPGPGYSCGPAKNVKPSIFLSPDGRRKTQALMTWNITCTYSQMLAQRYPTCCVSFSTFYNDTITPCPNCACGCKNNSTCVNGDSPLLTKPGINTPRKDNTPLLQCTRHMCPVRVHWHVKLNYQKYWRVKIAITNFNYRMNYTDWTLVVQHPNLNNVTQVFSFSYKPLLPYGSINDTAMFYGIKYYNDLLMEAGPQGNIQSELLLEKDAQTFTFKQGWAFPRKVYFNGDECMLPPLDAYPYLPNIAPVKVTRKVLTFLAPITVLICLLNFV, via the exons GTTGAAGATGGTGTTCTTGGGCTCCATCACAGTTGCTGCTTCACCATTGCCATTACTTTTTGGTTGTCAATTCTGGTATTTGCTATTAGAACAG ATGCTTATGATCCACTGGACCCAAATGGGAACATAACCATTACATGGGATGTGATGTCATGGACTCCTGATGGTTATGTG GCAGTAGTGAagatgcaaaattttcaaatgtacaGGCATATCATGAGCCCAGGATGGACCCTTGGTTGGGTGTGGCCAAAGAAGGAAGTGATATGGTCAATGGTGGGTGCCCAGACAACAGATCAGGGTGACTGCTCTCGTTTCAAAGGGAACATTCCACATTGCTGCAGAAAGGATCCAACTGTGGTCGACTTTCTTCCTGGTGTTCCATACAACCAGCAGATTGCAAACTGCTGCAAAGGCGGGGTCCTGGCGTCTTGGGGCCAAGACCCTCCAAATGCTGTTTCTGCATTTCAAGTGAGTGTTGGACAAGCTGGAACATCAAACAAGACCGTGCGGCTTCCGAAGAACTTCACACTGTCAGCTCCTGGACCAGGTTACTCATGTGGACCTGCAAAGAACGTGAAGCCTTCCATATTCTTGTCACCTGATGGTCGCCGCAAAACACAAGCCTTGA TGACATGGAATATAACTTGCACATACTCACAGATGCTAGCACAAAGGTATCCAACTTGCTGTGTCTCATTCTCCACCTTTTACAATGACACAATTACTCCTTGTCCTAACTGCGCATGTGGCTGCAAGAATAACAGCACCTGTGTTAA TGGTGATTCACCTCTTCTCACCAAGCCTGGGATCAATACTCCAAGGAAGGATAATACACCACTGTTGCAATGTACGCGGCACATGTGCCCAGTTCGAGTTCACTGGCACGTAAAACTCAACTACCAAAAGTACTGGCGTGTGAAGATTGCAATTACTAACTTCAATTATAGGATGAACTACACAGATTGGACCCTTGTGGTTCAGCATCCCAACCTAAACAATGTCACGCAGGTGTTTAGTTTCAGTTACAAACCTCTACTGCCCTATGGATCAATAA ATGATACTGCAATGTTCTACGGGATCAAATACTACAATGACTTGCTTATGGAAGCTGGACCACAAGGGAACATACAGTCTGAACTACTATTAGAGAAAGATGCTCAGACATTCACCTTTAAACAGGGATGGGCATTTCCGAGGAAGGTCTACTTTAATGGTGACGAGTGCATGCTGCCACCACTAGATGCTTATCCTTACCTGCCCAATATTGCCCCTGTAAAAGTCACACGAAAGGTGCTCACCTTTTTGGCACCGATTACAGTCTTGATTTGTTTATTAAATTTTGTGTAA
- the LOC116257708 gene encoding COBRA-like protein 4 isoform X2, producing the protein MVAEERKLFDVEDGVLGLHHSCCFTIAITFWLSILVFAIRTDAYDPLDPNGNITITWDVMSWTPDGYVAVVKMQNFQMYRHIMSPGWTLGWVWPKKEVIWSMVGAQTTDQGDCSRFKGNIPHCCRKDPTVVDFLPGVPYNQQIANCCKGGVLASWGQDPPNAVSAFQVSVGQAGTSNKTVRLPKNFTLSAPGPGYSCGPAKNVKPSIFLSPDGRRKTQALMTWNITCTYSQMLAQSGDSPLLTKPGINTPRKDNTPLLQCTRHMCPVRVHWHVKLNYQKYWRVKIAITNFNYRMNYTDWTLVVQHPNLNNVTQVFSFSYKPLLPYGSINDTAMFYGIKYYNDLLMEAGPQGNIQSELLLEKDAQTFTFKQGWAFPRKVYFNGDECMLPPLDAYPYLPNIAPVKVTRKVLTFLAPITVLICLLNFV; encoded by the exons GTTGAAGATGGTGTTCTTGGGCTCCATCACAGTTGCTGCTTCACCATTGCCATTACTTTTTGGTTGTCAATTCTGGTATTTGCTATTAGAACAG ATGCTTATGATCCACTGGACCCAAATGGGAACATAACCATTACATGGGATGTGATGTCATGGACTCCTGATGGTTATGTG GCAGTAGTGAagatgcaaaattttcaaatgtacaGGCATATCATGAGCCCAGGATGGACCCTTGGTTGGGTGTGGCCAAAGAAGGAAGTGATATGGTCAATGGTGGGTGCCCAGACAACAGATCAGGGTGACTGCTCTCGTTTCAAAGGGAACATTCCACATTGCTGCAGAAAGGATCCAACTGTGGTCGACTTTCTTCCTGGTGTTCCATACAACCAGCAGATTGCAAACTGCTGCAAAGGCGGGGTCCTGGCGTCTTGGGGCCAAGACCCTCCAAATGCTGTTTCTGCATTTCAAGTGAGTGTTGGACAAGCTGGAACATCAAACAAGACCGTGCGGCTTCCGAAGAACTTCACACTGTCAGCTCCTGGACCAGGTTACTCATGTGGACCTGCAAAGAACGTGAAGCCTTCCATATTCTTGTCACCTGATGGTCGCCGCAAAACACAAGCCTTGA TGACATGGAATATAACTTGCACATACTCACAGATGCTAGCACAAAG TGGTGATTCACCTCTTCTCACCAAGCCTGGGATCAATACTCCAAGGAAGGATAATACACCACTGTTGCAATGTACGCGGCACATGTGCCCAGTTCGAGTTCACTGGCACGTAAAACTCAACTACCAAAAGTACTGGCGTGTGAAGATTGCAATTACTAACTTCAATTATAGGATGAACTACACAGATTGGACCCTTGTGGTTCAGCATCCCAACCTAAACAATGTCACGCAGGTGTTTAGTTTCAGTTACAAACCTCTACTGCCCTATGGATCAATAA ATGATACTGCAATGTTCTACGGGATCAAATACTACAATGACTTGCTTATGGAAGCTGGACCACAAGGGAACATACAGTCTGAACTACTATTAGAGAAAGATGCTCAGACATTCACCTTTAAACAGGGATGGGCATTTCCGAGGAAGGTCTACTTTAATGGTGACGAGTGCATGCTGCCACCACTAGATGCTTATCCTTACCTGCCCAATATTGCCCCTGTAAAAGTCACACGAAAGGTGCTCACCTTTTTGGCACCGATTACAGTCTTGATTTGTTTATTAAATTTTGTGTAA